Part of the Falco cherrug isolate bFalChe1 chromosome 6, bFalChe1.pri, whole genome shotgun sequence genome is shown below.
TCCAAGAAAGCCCAGTGAGCTCATGGCTAAGTGGGGAAACCTACTCAGAACTCCTTCTGGGGTTCTACTTTAGAAGATAGATTCTCCATTTTCAGAGACTTACCCTTCCGGAAGAGGATGTCCCCAAACTTTCCATGGGTTTCCTTGGATTTCTCTTTCATAGCCTGGAAACCGGTCTTCTTCGCAATTCTGGGGAAATCTTCCTCACACAGGGAGAATCCAAAGAAGGCAGCAATCCTTTTCATTCCCAGTACCTGGTCCTGGCCAGAGGAACATAGCACAGAGGTGAGACCAAAAGGCTTGACACCATGGCTGTGGTATGGAGCAAGCATCTGATGGGAAGTGCAGCAGAAGAGGCTGTTTCCCATAGTGTCACCAAGGAACTCTAAGAGCTCTAACAGAGGGAACCTACATGGTATCCTCAGCTCCAaggccttttcttctctcccgAAAGCAACTGTGCCTGTGCCAGGTATGAGTACTTCTACAAATAGGCAAGGCTATCCTCCTCCTAAACCCCACAAGCTTCACCCAAACATAAAAGAGTAGCTTAGAAAGGCACAGCCTTCTAAAGAGGCAGACAAGCTTGATCCAAGAGTTTCTTCTTCCCCACAGCCATACGTATCAGGATGGGTGCACAGTGTGCTCATCAAGGAAGAGCTGGGTGAGATGCCACACCTCTTTGAGTTCCTCATAGCTTATCATCATGATCCTCTCATGATCAATGTACTTGTTCCATTCCACTAAGTGGTCAAAGTAGGAACCCCAGGCCACTGCAGACAAAGAAGAGATATAGTTGTGCAGAGTATTCCCCAAAACAGGCCCTTATGAAATCAGAGGAGTCAGCCCAGACAGCTCTCTAAGCTTGGCACCAGGATGGTGGAGTGGTGACTGGCTCAACATGTCTGTTCTTTCAGCTGAGGGCAGTGAAGGATCCCCCAGTTCTGGCCACTAGGTAGCACCGAACCACAAGTTCTATTGCAGGAATGGAAAAGTCAGGCTAAAGCTTTCTCTTCATTCTGAGTTAGCGAGAAAAGAAACTGATTCTTTGGTACTCCCTGTTTCTGCCATAACATGTGCCTGTCTGCCTCTCCTGGGAGTGCCTTGGTAAGACATGTTGGAGTAGGACTACCATGCACAGGGTCCTGTGTATGCCCCTCATGTAAGGAGGAATGACAGAGGATGCAGGGTAAAGTACATTTCCCATTCATGAAGGCTACAAAGTACTCATCCCAGGAGGCAAAGGATGGCAGCACTGGCATGTTGTTGTAGAAGTGGTAATAGGAGACAGCGGTGTCTTTGGGGTTCCGAACCAGCACAAGGatctggaggaagaaaacacataATTTGGTTCTGATTTGGTGACTGATCAAAACACCATCTTCTGAAGACATCACATAGAATCACAGACCATATAGAGTGCTGGTCTAATTCCTTGTCTTGACCAAGAAATCAGAGCTTTGGCAAGCCACTGGCTACTAATGCAAGCTTCAGACTGAAAACAAGATGCTTTTCAGTGATGCCTTTGGACATATTTCTGAGCTAGTTCCAATCTAGAGAAATGAGTTCATGGGCTACTGAACAGGAGAGCCACAATCAGGCTGTGGGTTTACCCTGCTTCTATTTGCAGCAATTTCCATTCAAGACTATCTCAGCCCCAGCTTGTGATGGATTTTCCACAGATACCCTGGCCTCGGAGGCAAGTTAAAGCCAAAGCAAACTGCTTTCCTTGCTTGATTTTTTGACACAAATGTGGAAGCATCTTTCTGAAGGACATTTGAAGGAACAGTGACAGCCAGCAACAAACCCACGGATAGTAACCTCTTGAGTCAGCAAAGCTGGTGCTGTTCACAACCCCAGCATAGAGCACTCTGCCTATTCAGCCTTGGAAATGTGCCTGTGCATTGACCAACCCAGGTGAAAGTGCAGAAAATACATCACACAGACAGAGGAAAGCTAATTTGCCATGGAAAATCTTTTGCAGTGTGATGCAAAAAGAATACTCACCTTAGCCTTGCTTTGGAGAATGGATGGGGGCAGGAGATGAGGTGGCAGATGGGTGAGTATAACTCTTCTGGAAGGcagtttcttcatcctctttaAAGCAAATAGGAAGAAATGTAACAAGGCAGAAGTAGCTTATTCAGTGACATGTGCCTTTTCATGAATTTTGGGTAATAAGAAAACATAAGACCATAGAAGAAAGATTTTATCCCTTAGAAAACCCATGGGGATACCCTGGTGGTGTAGGCTTCTGCCAGCCTCTGCCACAAAGCACTATTTCACATGAGACAGGTCTAAGGAAAGGACACCAAGAGAAAGGTCTTACTGATCAAAGCCACTGGGTCAAGGGCTGTGAAGCCCCCTGTGGCTTCTCAGCACTGTCTGTGCACTGAGGCCCTTGTGTTGACACACCAAGGGCAATAGCACATGGTACTTGTGTAGACCATAGCTATTGTTAAGGCTCTAGGCTCTCCATTACCTCTGAGATCAGCCATTGCCTTTCAGCTATTGCTACCCATAAGAAGAGCAATGCCGATATTTTAAGTCCCTGCCAACCTCATATATTCCAGGATCTCCAGATTCTAGACGTGGAAATATCTCTAGCttcttttcagcatttattcgctctttcatttcttcttctgtataTTTGGCATCAGTTGACTCCAACTCGCTCACCATTGCATCAAGCCAGTTGGTTCCTGAAAGGATAAAGACACCAGTAACACATCCATAGAACTGCATTTTTCCATGTCAGCCTGGCTGACAGGATATCCTGCCAAATAAATGTGAACCCATATTCTACTTTACCCTCTCAACAAGtgggtgtgctggttttggctgcaaTAGAGTTAGATTTCCccatagtagctggtatgggactatgttttagatttgtgctgaaaacagtgtcactaatacagggatgttttaactattgctgagcagtgctcacacagagccaaggcctttcccatttctcaccccaccccaccagcgagtggtctgggggtgcacaagaaattggcaggtgacacagctgggacagctgaccccaactgacccatGGGATATTTCAtgccatatgatgtcatgctcagcaaaaaaattggaggaagaaggaagcagaggaTGTTTGGactgatggcatttgtcttccctagtaaccattatgcgtgatggagccctgtttTCTTGGAGATGGctaaacacctgcctgcccatgggaagtagtgaatgaattccttggtttgctttgcttgtgcatgcagcttttgttttacctgttaaactgcctttatctcaactgacaagttttctcacttttaccctccTGTTTCTCTCCCCCATTGCACCAGGGGGGAGTACCTatttgctggctggggttaaaccacaacactggaCAATAATCAAGAAGAGGATGCCAAACACCAACAGGGACAAAGCTGTCAGCCAGATGTTGTGGAGTGCTACCCTGCTCACTTCAGAAGTACATCCCACCCCTCAGTGGAAACAGAAGCAGACCACTACTGCTCTTTCCAGCTCTGGCGCCTTTTGGTCACCTCAGACTACTCCCTGTGGAAATTACCCAAGAGCAGTGGAGCCCCCCGCACAAGGCCAACTGAGTTGTCCCTTGGCTGTTTCTGCTCTCCTTCCACAGTGCTATCTTTGGGAACACACTGttccctcctcccagccagctTGGGTTTAGTCTCTTCATGATCAACACAGTTTGGCCTCATTCCCAGCCCCCAGCTAGGCTTCCATAACTGGCATCAGAACGGGTCATCAACCAAACCACCAGACCGTCAGGATCCTGTCACCATCTTTGCACCAGGCTTAGCTGTCTTGGTCTCTGCAACCTAGAAAAACTGGCATGTGAGGGCCTGTGCTCAGAAAGTCTCAGTCTCAGTATTCAACTAATACCTTCTGGAATGTGCAGGTGGACCCTCACACCTTTAAATcatttctgcctgtgctgcacacAAAGGGGATGTATTAAGGACCAACAATTCCTCgttttctgaaaatttaagaTATTTAAGATATTAAGATATTTCTCTAAAGTGaatagggaaaaaatgaaggaatCTAAAATGCCCATAGtgaaagagaggaaataatCCAAGAGTCCTGATGGCATTTAtgtctttctttccatttagaTACAGGGGCATCACCTGCATCCTGCAATGCAGTAAATCTGTGGAAACTGCAGTTTGTCTGCCCTCATTAGCAGGATATACTCCCTGTATTGCCCTTGCAGTAAGTAGGGTAAGAACATACTTTCCTGTATTAGCAAGACTGGGGAGAATATCAAGGGGTGTGATTATCCTGCTTTACCCAGCACTGGTGAGTTCACCATTTGAATACTGTCTGCAGTTCCTGCACTGAAGCACAAGTGATTTTGAGAATCTGAAGTGAGTCTTGCTGGGCTTCAATTAAATCactgggagctggaggaaatGAAATGCATAGAAAGGCTTGGTTTGGTcaggatggagaaaaaaaaaatataataatgcaTGGGGGAATCTTACTGCAGTCTTCTAGTACTGGAGGTTATAATGAAGTCAGAGCCAACTCTTCCGAAAATTGGCCAGAAAATTACAAAAGGGCCATACTGCAAATCACAAGGGGATGTCTGACTGCACAGAagtacacacacaaacaaacaaacaaacaaaactcccaAGAAACAAGCCCCAAAAAGACACTACAGTGGGAAAACACTACAATAGATTTCCATTGAGTGGTGAATGTCCACCCACAAAGTTTTAAAACTCTTCTGAACAAAGCCTTGAGTAACCAAACCTAACTTTGAAGGTTAGgtctttgagcaggaggttgtATTATTTGACGTTCAGAGATGCCTTACAACTTAACTAAATGATCCTATGCAGTCTGATGTAACCATAAGCTTTTCTCAGGTATTATTGCTGTGTTAAATGATGCACAAACTTCCAGAATGCAGCATTGTGTGCTACGTATCAAGAAAACAACACTCACCTGTTTTAGGATAGCCTGCTAGAATCACATCGTCACTCCTGGTTTCAAAGGATTTCAGAGCTTCCAAAGTTTCTGGGCTGGTAAGTATAGCTGGGTATAAAACACCTCTGTAAGAAAAGAGCGTGTCTTCTGGGGAAACCTTGTCACTCTGTGAAAAAGATTTATCCAAGATTTCAATGACTCTTTCCCGATTTCTGCTCATGTTTGTATCACTGTGGAACTCTTTTCAAACAAACAGATACAAGCTGTCTTCCCACAGTGCAGAAAAACTTTATACAACATAGTAGCAGATTGGGTGTTGACTCAGGAACGAAGGTACGAGTCACTGATTAACTCTGTACTCTGCTGACTCCTTTTGAAATTACAGGACCGGATGCTGACAATAGTGACATAgagtctgtgctgctgctgataCTTGGAACAGCAATCTATTGGGGCAACAACTAATAGCATTCTAAATATTAACCAAAGAAAGACCTATAAAGAATAttccatgaaatatttttaactgaaaatgcagTGCAATTTGCTGACTGGAGAAGCAGCATGTAGCAGGCACATGGGTAGGGGATCTCAACCTTGATTGCCATTGACTccatgtcatggtttaaccccagccagcaactaagtaaCACCAAGCAGCTCTCTTCTCACTCCCCCGCactccccacccaccacccaccccgCAGTAGGATGGggagaagaactggaaaaaagtaaaacctgtgggttgagataagaacagtttagtagttaaaataaagtaataataataacagcaattAAACCAACAACAATagtaattgtaatgaagaggagagggagagagaagaaaaaaaaccaaaccaaaccaaaccccaagtgctgcacaatacaattgctcaccgCCCAATGcccaatgcccagccagtccttcGGCAGAGATCCTGCCCCTCCTCAGCCAGCTTCCCCCAGTTTGTAATCTCCGCATGATGTTCTATGCTGTGGAATAcccctgtggctgtgctggctctgctccctcccagctcctcatgcacctgctcactggcagagcatgggtaacttgaaaagtccttgatttagagtaagcactacttagcaatAATTacaacatcagtgtgttatcaacattattctcatactcaacccaaaacacagcactgcatcagctactaggaagaaaattaactctaccccagccaaaaccaggacactccACTAATGGATACACATCCAAGCCTGCAACTGCTTTCCAGATGGTGGCTCTACCCTGCAGGCATTTACTGTAACATCATCATTTCAGGTTTCTCCAGAGCTAAGGACAAGTAACACCTAAGCCATACTTCTCATGATTAAATACCCACATTTGAGACTTTTACTTCACCAAATCCTACAGGAGGGTTCCTTTCATGTGAAGATCTAATACTCAGGTATGGCATTAGCTTGGGTCAAATTCTACCTGTAtgactgcagttttatttctctctacACACGTCCACAACCTAATCTTTGGGTAAAATTGTTCTTGGTGTGGGAGTTACTGGCATTCTGGCTG
Proteins encoded:
- the LOC102059305 gene encoding sulfotransferase 6B1-like isoform X1 yields the protein MSRNRERVIEILDKSFSQSDKVSPEDTLFSYRGVLYPAILTSPETLEALKSFETRSDDVILAGYPKTGTNWLDAMVSELESTDAKYTEEEMKERINAEKKLEIFPRLESGDPGIYERMKKLPSRRVILTHLPPHLLPPSILQSKAKILVLVRNPKDTAVSYYHFYNNMPVLPSFASWDEYFVAFMNGKLAWGSYFDHLVEWNKYIDHERIMMISYEELKEDQVLGMKRIAAFFGFSLCEEDFPRIAKKTGFQAMKEKSKETHGKFGDILFRKGVVGNWRDLFSKAQNEEMDRKFEACLGGTKLAEKMKYDVYCKA
- the LOC102059305 gene encoding sulfotransferase 6B1-like isoform X2, whose protein sequence is MSRNRERVIEILDKSFSQSDKVSPEDTLFSYRGVLYPAILTSPETLEALKSFETRSDDVILAGYPKTGTNWLDAMVSELESTDAKYTEEEMKERINAEKKLEIFPRLESGDPGIYERMKKLPSRRVILTHLPPHLLPPSILQSKAKILVLVRNPKDTAVSYYHFYNNMPVLPSFASWDEYFVAFMNGKLAWGSYFDHLVEWNKYIDHERIMMISYEELKEDQVLGMKRIAAFFGFSLCEEDFPRIAKKTGFQAMKEKSKETHGKFGDILFRKDIILSEDWLPSAFDTSCTRSCWELERPLF
- the LOC102059305 gene encoding sulfotransferase 6B1-like isoform X3, which codes for MSRNRERVIEILDKSFSQSDKVSPEDTLFSYRGVLYPAILTSPETLEALKSFETRSDDVILAGYPKTGTNWLDAMVSELESTDAKYTEEEMKERINAEKKLEIFPRLESGDPGIYERMKKLPSRRVILTHLPPHLLPPSILQSKAKILVLVRNPKDTAVSYYHFYNNMPVLPSFASWDEYFVAFMNGKLAWGSYFDHLVEWNKYIDHERIMMISYEELKEDQVLGMKRIAAFFGFSLCEEDFPRIAKKTGFQAMKEKSKETHGKFGDILFRKGNLRGINPILPAS